GTATGGTGTAACAAACAAACCAGCGGAAGGGTGGGATTGAAGCGGTGTGTGGTAGGATTTCTGGTAAGGAGTTtatgctcttttcttttttctctctcttcctcctgcaTATGTAAAAATATTGGCTTTTTGGCTTTGTTACTATTTCCATGTGTCCCCTTTATCGTATTGTCGTGATTGGTGAAattcttttccccctcttttCGTGGGATGATTTTGGGGTTACACAAGAGCGGGCAACCCTGCTACGCGTAGTATTGTTGGGGGCTGATTCCACGAACTTGCGATTTCATTTGATGGTTTGGAATTGTGAGTTGTGTTTATCTGCGGGGAAGAGACGGTGAGGGTGCGTTTGTGACGTGGAAAGTGTGTAATACATGTTTTTTGCGTTTGTTTTGTTGAGGAGTGCGGTTGCTTCCTTCGGGTATTTTGGTGTGAGGGACGGAAAAGGGACGCTGTTTGTGGTGTTTGTACGTTGGAGGTGCGGATATATAAACTGTCGTTTCCCCCGAGGCTAGTCTGTAGATAATTCTCAAACCATTCTTTCTTCATTTCATATCTTGTTCGCTCTACTTCTAAGGTTGATTGCTAGTCATGGGCTATGAAGGATTGCCCGTGGACTATGGGCCGGCTCTTGAGCTGAGCCGATGGCAAGAATGGTGTTTCCCTGTTCCATCCAGTAAGATGCCTTCCTGTTGGTTGTTTTGatttgatggtgatggatAACTGACTGGCTACTTTAGCTTATTGTCGAGGCTAGTGGACGCGGCCAATTGTCTTTGTTATGTCGACTCTCTGGCTGCCAGGTATGTTGAATGAACTTGGATTTTGTCATGTATTGTTGCTGACTTGATAATGTAGACCATCATACGCTTCACGGTGTTGTGGAATGGAACTCTATTGGGCCATCTTGCGCGCAAAGAATGGCTTCGTCTACAGGCTGATGTGTCTGGAGTAGAGACTCGCTCTCCACCAGAAATATTTCAGTGACATGCCTCTAGAGTCTGAGCCCACCTCTTTCTGTATCGACTCTGGAGGTATTCGTCTTGTACCCTTTCTTTTACATCCATAGGACGAGCGCACCTAAAGCCGCGACATACGGGTCGGCATATCTGGTGCGCCAACACATTTGATACAGAAACTCAACCCATCATGCCCAAAGTATGGAAACACCCCTTTGCAAATATTACTGTCGCAACGGCATTTCGCCCATCCGCACGATACTTATACTAGTGCGGCGATTGCCTATTCCATACTATTCCTTCATTCTTTACACTATGGAGACGTCATGCTTGAGAGCATGAAGTCAACCTCTTTACGACCAGGAGCAATCTGGCTTTACAGATTCCAATGCATCATGGGATCTCAGCCTGTGtggggcagcagctggcgaGAATATATCCTCCGTCTCGAAGTACCAGGCTCATGCTTCGGAAATCGAGACTGCTTGGCGCTCTTTGAGCAAAGATCAATGCGCGACATACTTTTATAATGGCGCgacggaagaagaagcgtcAAGGCAGTCTCTGGACGCGTCTCTAGGGATTGTCTATAACACTGTTCCCGAGCTCAATTTACAAGACGCGTCAGCTCGAGTCTTCTGCTTGACTTACTGAGGGGGCTTTACCCTGCTTTGGCATCTTGCTTACATGGCTACTGGATGCGTCTTACCGACATATTGCTTTTTGATTTACTGAATTCATTTACACATCACGTTGCCTTGGCGCGACTGGCGGACCTTGCCGCTGATGACCAAGTATAGATCACGAATACCTATATCAATatcgcaaaaaaaaaaaaaaaaaaaaaaaaaaaaaggttctgATCAGTACGTCCGAAGTCTGCAGAGAAGATGGTCATTCATCTTTGTGCCTCCTTCAACAATATTGATGCGAATCATACGATGGATATGCTTTAGTCAATCCTCGTCTGCTGATGCATCTACTCAATGTCACGACTACCCCATACGGCCCTTATAACACCATGGGGATATATCTGCGGCTGGCATAGGACTTTCCATATCCTCTTGGAGAGGTGGTTGAGGAGCCACTTGGATTAGTTTACTCATGAGTAACTGTGGTTGAATTGGTTCATGTTACTGAGGTATGTGTTGCGACTtgactttcttttctacgAGGCGCGGTATGAGTAATGTACACCATTGGGAGACACTTGGCCTTCCTTCCATCCATTGAATTCCATTTCCACTTCATCCTCTGCTACGACTCATGGTTACTGACGTGTTATTTGCTTCTAGGCTTAAACATGATCCATTCCGCGTCCTCAGCCACAACCAGGGCTGTTTGGACCATTCCCGAGCGAGGCGAAAGATCATGTGCTGTGATcctcggctgctgctcttttcttctgcgaCTTTCGGTACGGCTCGGCCAATTGATGGTCAAGACGACGTACCTCCTTCGGCCCCCGCAGTCTGAGCGATTGGTGATCCAACTGCGCAGGACCAATCGATCCGACTGCGGGGGTCGGAGGAGGTACGTCTTTTGTGGCCCCATTGCCGGGCTGACTTTCTCGCCTTCACCCTCTGGAATCGTATGAGTGTGATGCTTGTTAAAATACTAGCGCTTGTTCGCTGGTGTTTGAGAGATCGGGGTCTCGAGCCACAAAGTCGCTTACCGAAGACAGCCTCTTACTATTTTGCTCGCTGAGAGATGTCCCTCTGCACTCTCAGGAAAACGAGCTTACACCTGCGCagagggaaaacaaaaattgCCATCATGGTGCTCAAGACGACCTCACTATTGGGTAGTGGAAGAATCCATTACAACCAAGAGTGAGGCGTAGTCCCGGACTCTCCGAATATGTGCCACATGAACTTGCGGTTCAAGTAGGTGGCGGCAGAGGGCGAGTCCGGGGCTATATTGAGTATATCGGAGCACTCATTCGGCAACAAAGCGAATCTACTTGCCGCAGCGGATACATACATCAAGATACGGCGGCGGAAAAAGAGTCATGGTACGGGCAGTCCTACGGAACTCCTGCAAAAGATGGCATTCCTTGGGACCAATGGCtggggttttttttttcgcaaagcgaagaagaccaagaaacAATTGGAGCCCATAATGGCCATTGCCCGCCTGAAAATCATCCGACAAGAGATGGTATGACGACGCAATCCCTTTCTTGATGTATCGAACCCGCTGTGATGATGTAGCGAACCCGCTGTGATAATGTAGCGAACCCGCTGTGGTGATGTATCGAACTCGCTGTTGGCGGCCTGTTTCTCCATTGATTAAGGCTTGCTGGATTGAGGTATGTATATCCAGATGAGGGATTGGTAGCTGAATTACCAATCCATAAACACattttaagaaaatatttGGAAAATAGCTTTGATGAAGTCGAAAACTGGGAAAACAACGTTTGTAGCGAATATAAAGAAAGTCATAGCTAAATTGAGGGTCTGCAACTCATGATTTGACCTGGACCGGCCGCATGGGCCTGTACAGGTCGAATCATGAGTGCCAGATCACCAATTTAGCTGTGACTCTCTTTATACTCGGGCATATAAAAACGCGCAAGAGAGATAACAACTTTGAGAGCTGATGGTTGAGATTGTAGCacaaaatagaaaataaatgCGGATTCTCACTTGACATGTGTTTACAGGCAAGATGTTCCGCCAGTGCCATGGCAGTGCCCAGACTCTCCCATCTTTGGTCCGGAGCAGCGATTTTCCGTTATCAACACCTCTTGACCTCCTTCCCTCTTCCCTCCTTCCCTGCCTTgattctttttgcctttcctcttcatgtttattttcttttttttcctttcgtCTTCATGTTTATTCCCCGCTCCTCCCATTTCTCTCATTACCAGCTCCTCTTTACTGCTTCATAGTCGAGGGCGATGAAAGCTTCAAACCCGCACACTTACAGCCATAATTTTCATTTCATTCTTCAATGCATTATCATGCCCCAATTCCACCAATGTATCCGTCTGTACAGACATCATCGCTGATGCTGCAACACGGTGGCAACCTGTATTCGAAGGTGGAATTCGGCCAGCAAGCCAACATTTATAAAACACTGTTAGTTCAACGCCACCCGCAAGAGGTCCTTTTGCGCGAGCGCTTTCTCCTTGGAAGGGAGCCGCTTCCAAAAGACAGAGTCGAAAAAGGCCTCTGTATTGAGGACCTTGTGCGGGCGCCCAAGGCATACCCTGCGATCCAGAAGCGAAAAGCCGTAGCCATCCACTGTGTTCGAAAGCAGCCAAAGCATTGCCCGATGGAGCTGCTagcttttgctgctgttgactTTCTCTCCGGACAAGTTTTGATAAACTCGCGCGTTGTGCCGAATATAGGCTGGAACGGTTCCTCTCGCAGCGAGAGCCtccatggctggagagagGCACGGGCAAATCTCTTCGATTTCATTGACCAAGATACCGTCATTATCGGACACAAAGTTCAGGATGATTTGGAGATACTACGATTGCTTCATAAGCAGATTGTCGATTCGCGAATACTTGCCACGTCTGCCATCTGCACGCCGCCAGCAAAGGGGCACGATTATAAACCGTATTTGGAAAACGTTTGCATGGATTTTCTTGGTATCAAACTCAGACAGGGTACGACTTGTCCTCTGGAAAATGCATTGGCGTCGCGAGAAATTGTGTTGCACTGCATCCGATGGCCAAGAGATCTGGATATCTGGGCCAAGGAGACGAAAGGTAGATTTTGGAGAGAACGGGAAGAGAGGATGCGTAGGAGGTTTGCGAAGAGGACAAAAGCTGTTGGCTTCTCAGCTTTTCATCCTGCTACTCAGAAAAACACCACCTCCATCTGGATAAATGGCAAAAAACTAGAGTTGAGTGATAACGGCCCTCCCGCCGCCTATGACGAGGAATATCAGAGTGGCTATCAGGATGCCTACGAAGCAGGATTCGCAAACGGCTTCAAGGTTGGCTACAAGAGGCGCTATGAACAGGCAACCGTGTCGGAGGATTATGTCGAGATGGAGCAAGCAGCTCCGGCAGCGAAACGACAAAAGACTCATGAGCCAATCCGAGACGCAGACGAACACGAAAATCTAAACCGCGACGGCGAAAACGCGAGCCAAGAGAACAATACCGATACAAGTCAAGCGGCAAAGGCTAGAAGTCTATTGGCGCATTTGATGAAGGATACAAGGATTACGGAAATCATCCAGATGCTGAATCAAGCACAAGGAGAGACGATAATGGAGCGCGAGGCAACCAGCTGTCAAACAGGCAGTACGCATGTTGCTGCCGATTGTTAATGCAAACTTGTTACTATGATGACTACGGATCAAAAGAATTATGTTTGGTGAGGCGGATTCAAggtgttgatgaagatgtggtTGGCATGTAGCCGCTCCATGGTTCATGGAAAGATTCATTGTTAGGTAGAGATTGCCTCTTTAGGTGTGGCGGACATGGAGTTGTGATATGACGGCGTTTATCTGCAAAAGAAGAACTCGCGATGCATGTAATATTAGCGGTTTATTTGTATCGGGCAGCTGTTCCTGAAGTCATTAAATTGATAGATACCACAGTTTATAATGCAAACGATAAAGATTCCCATCTTGTGCTGTGCCAAAAGGCACACTGAATCGCACTCGCTGCAGAGAATAAGATGACAAAACAGTGGAATCTACATTCGTGCTCATCATCCTACTGGTGGCTCTTTATCTTTATTGTTGCCGTGCATCGGTCATTGATATTGAGCAGGAGCCACGCATTCTTTTCGTGCTCCAGTCCAAAACAAACGCCGAACAGCAATTCATTGCTCCTCACTCTCCCGCTCCATCAGCATCTAGGCCTACAGCAGGACCCAAGCTAGCTAACATTACTACCAAATATCACTATGAACATCTTGTCTGTCGTTTATGAAAGTATCCTAGACACGCACAATGATCTCGCCAAACGAACAACGCACGTCCTTTCCGACGCCTCGCCTCGTCCTAGAGCGACAAAGTGAGATATCGACCGTTTCCATGGAAAGTTTGCCGCCAGAGATGATCGAAATGATCATGGGCTACCTCCCTACCAAGTGCGATCTGAGGAACTTTGCGGCAAGTTCGCCGTACTTTGCTGGCGTCCTCAAAGCCTACAAGGTCCCGATCCTTAAAAGGATCATCAAGGACACTATCCACCCGTCAAACATGGGCATCTGCCTGCTGACCATGGGCATTCTGCAAGTGACTCGCCAAAAAGAGGGAGTTTGGAAGTGCCTGTATGCAATTTCACGGCAGCCGTCGCTGGACACGATCCGTGATGCCGAGACTCTGGGCAACATGCTCGAACTGGCCGTCCACATTCAATACCTGGTCAAGATATACGCCTACGCCAAGCATCCAAGTACTTTCTGGAGACACGCTCTGCAAAGATACTCGGAACGCTGGCCAGACGGCTATATTCCCCTGGACGCCGTGTCCATCTGTCCgtggacgaagaagaggctgcaCGAGGTAGCGCAGCGCTTGTGTAATATCCGAGACGCAGCTTTTGACGAGTGTTCTGCTACAGAGCCCAGATGTGAGCATGACGAAGAGTCCATGGTTCTGTTCCAGCGCGACATGTTTGCTGCGGAGCTGAAGATGCGGTGCGACAGGGTGTCTGAACTTGGGCATCCCATTCCCGCCTGGATATTTGCAGAGGCCCCCGGAGAAGGCGTGCAAAGCTTCCTCGAGCTCATCTGGTGCTGCAGCGTCCACACCATTGCCAAATGCTGGAACCGCAATGACGGCTTAGTGTGGACGGAAATGAATCGGTCAAGCTGGGCGCTGGGCAGGGCTCTCGGAATCCGCTTCTACATCAGCCTCGCCATGCACATGCCGATCCGAGCGGGCCAGAACGATATTCGAGATATGTGTGACGCAATGCAGGCTTTCTTGACGTACTACCTGTATCCCGACCTATACACTGAGACGTATCAGTGGTTCCTGGAGTTTCGATCTTGTGCGTGGGAGGGCTTGTGGGAACACTCCAAGCAATATTTGCTGCTGATGGACGAGGGAGGCGTGGGGGAACTGGGTATAGGGACGGACCATTTTTGAGTGTTGTTGGCCATTTTttacatcttctttctttgtatGGATATACCTTGAGGTTTTGCATAGCGATGAGCGACTTGTGTGATAAAAGCTAGCTGCTGAGGGCAGCGGTAATACGACTACCATTTTATTGTTTAATCATCTTGTGCGAAACGGCTGTTCTTGTGATGTGTTTATATATTTGGGTGATTGGTATAGCAATATTCGTAACTCATTAATCATTCTAATATCGTCATGTATCAGGCAAGGCAATGTGTGACATCTCGACGCATTCTTCCGTCAACACTGCATGCTGTCACGATCtcctagcagcagctttgtGCGACGACTCGCCTCGTTGGGATTCTCGACTTGGTCCCAATAGTCCTCGCAGCGTTGACGCTCACGTGTCTGTTATTTTCGTATTTCTTGATGCTCATGCGCTGCCCTTTGGGAGTGGGAATACGACTCC
This portion of the Trichoderma atroviride chromosome 6, complete sequence genome encodes:
- a CDS encoding uncharacterized protein (EggNog:ENOG41) gives rise to the protein MHYHAPIPPMYPSVQTSSLMLQHGGNLYSKVEFGQQANIYKTLLVQRHPQEVLLRERFLLGREPLPKDRVEKGLCIEDLVRAPKAYPAIQKRKAVAIHCVRKQPKHCPMELLAFAAVDFLSGQVLINSRVVPNIGWNGSSRSESLHGWREARANLFDFIDQDTVIIGHKVQDDLEILRLLHKQIVDSRILATSAICTPPAKGHDYKPYLENVCMDFLGIKLRQGTTCPLENALASREIVLHCIRWPRDLDIWAKETKGRFWREREERMRRRFAKRTKAVGFSAFHPATQKNTTSIWINGKKLELSDNGPPAAYDEEYQSGYQDAYEAGFANGFKVGYKRRYEQATVSEDYVEMEQAAPAAKRQKTHEPIRDADEHENLNRDGENASQENNTDTSQAAKARSLLAHLMKDTRITEIIQMLNQAQGETIMEREATSCQTGSTHVAADC
- a CDS encoding uncharacterized protein (SECRETED:SignalP(1-16)); its protein translation is MVFPCSIHLLSRLVDAANCLCYVDSLAARLKHDPFRVLSHNQGCLDHSRARRKIMCCDPRLLLFSSATFGTARPIDGQDDVPPSAPAV
- a CDS encoding uncharacterized protein (EggNog:ENOG41): MISPNEQRTSFPTPRLVLERQSEISTVSMESLPPEMIEMIMGYLPTKCDLRNFAASSPYFAGVLKAYKVPILKRIIKDTIHPSNMGICLLTMGILQVTRQKEGVWKCLYAISRQPSLDTIRDAETLGNMLELAVHIQYLVKIYAYAKHPSTFWRHALQRYSERWPDGYIPLDAVSICPWTKKRLHEVAQRLCNIRDAAFDECSATEPRCEHDEESMVLFQRDMFAAELKMRCDRVSELGHPIPAWIFAEAPGEGVQSFLELIWCCSVHTIAKCWNRNDGLVWTEMNRSSWALGRALGIRFYISLAMHMPIRAGQNDIRDMCDAMQAFLTYYLYPDLYTETYQWFLEFRSCAWEGLWEHSKQYLLLMDEGGVGELGIGTDHF